One genomic segment of Photobacterium sp. DA100 includes these proteins:
- a CDS encoding class I SAM-dependent methyltransferase, translating to MTDTVRHDIPADLLQPLWLRSRESLADDRLIYDPVAAAACTHCSLKPECLEGNVSQQQLLHASLTLICDRQIQQFLRRHPDGRIISLGSGLDTRFYRVDNGRCRWFDVDVGENLLWRQRLFHRSERYRMFPGSTTDLSWLQALPSMPGVPVMVLCDHALLAASESELAHVVQSLACHFGRFELCLVLAGDLCQSPLAGKMGIDKPYRHALRDPRRTLLQWVPWATAVGRYSPMDTGCSRWRPWQRWLARLPGLKFRMLPVLLHIRL from the coding sequence ATGACCGATACCGTCCGCCACGATATTCCCGCCGATCTCCTCCAGCCGCTTTGGCTCCGAAGCCGTGAAAGCCTGGCTGATGATCGCCTGATTTATGATCCCGTTGCTGCTGCGGCCTGCACGCACTGCAGCCTCAAGCCCGAATGCCTCGAAGGTAATGTCTCCCAGCAGCAGCTGCTGCACGCCAGCCTGACACTCATTTGCGACCGCCAGATCCAGCAATTCCTCCGCCGCCATCCTGATGGGCGGATCATCAGCCTTGGCAGTGGGCTCGATACGCGCTTTTACCGGGTTGATAACGGCCGCTGCCGTTGGTTTGATGTCGATGTCGGTGAGAACTTGTTGTGGCGACAGCGTCTGTTCCATCGCAGCGAGCGCTATCGGATGTTCCCCGGGTCAACCACTGATCTGTCCTGGCTCCAGGCCTTGCCATCAATGCCTGGGGTGCCGGTAATGGTGCTGTGCGATCATGCCTTGCTGGCAGCCAGCGAGTCCGAGCTGGCCCATGTGGTCCAGTCGCTGGCGTGTCACTTTGGTCGGTTCGAGCTGTGCTTGGTGCTGGCGGGTGATCTTTGCCAGTCGCCGCTAGCGGGCAAAATGGGAATAGATAAACCTTATCGCCATGCCCTGCGAGACCCACGTCGCACGTTGCTGCAGTGGGTGCCCTGGGCGACGGCTGTTGGGCGGTACAGCCCGATGGACACCGGCTGCTCCAGATGGCGGCCCTGGCAGCGCTGGTTGGCACGGCTCCCTGGATTGAAATTCCGGATGTTGCCGGTATTGCTGCATATTCGTCTGTAA
- the ctaD gene encoding cytochrome c oxidase subunit I, translating to MTDMLREQTEVEDTQTEQHEHHEHHQTGLKRWLFTTNHKDIGSLYLMFSFAMFLIGGAMAMVIRAELFQPGLQLVDPNFFNQMTTVHGLIMVFGAVMPAFTGLANWMVPLMIGAPDMALPRMNNWSFWILPFAFTMLLASLFMEGGGPNFGWTFYAPLSTTFSPESTGLFVFAIHIMGISSIMGAINVIVTIVNMRAPGMTYMKMPLFVWTWLITAFLLIAVMPVLAGAVTMVLTDKYFGTSFFDAAGGGDPVMFQHIFWFFGHPEVYIMILPSFGIISAIIPAFSRKKLFGYSSMVYATASIAGLSFLVWAHHMFTTGMPVAAELFFMYCTMLISVPTGVKVFNWVATMWRGSLTFEVPMLFAIAFIVLFTIGGFSGLMLAITPADFQYHDTYFVVAHFHYVLVSGAIFSIMAAAYYWLPKWTGHMFDEKLAKWHFWCSIISVNILFFPMHFLGLAGMPRRIPDYALQFADINAVVSVGGFLFGLSQLIFLAVVIKCVRGGEKAAAKPWDGAEGLEWTVASPAPHHTFSTPPKVD from the coding sequence ATGACGGATATGTTGCGTGAGCAGACCGAGGTCGAGGACACCCAGACCGAGCAGCATGAGCATCACGAGCACCACCAGACCGGTCTCAAGCGCTGGCTGTTTACCACTAACCACAAGGATATCGGCTCGCTGTATCTGATGTTCAGCTTTGCCATGTTCCTGATTGGCGGGGCCATGGCGATGGTGATCCGGGCGGAGCTGTTCCAGCCCGGGCTGCAGCTGGTCGACCCTAACTTTTTTAACCAGATGACCACAGTTCATGGCCTTATCATGGTATTTGGCGCCGTGATGCCGGCCTTTACCGGCCTGGCCAACTGGATGGTGCCGCTGATGATCGGCGCGCCGGATATGGCCCTGCCGCGGATGAACAACTGGAGCTTCTGGATCCTGCCGTTTGCGTTCACCATGCTGTTGGCCTCGCTGTTCATGGAGGGCGGCGGTCCCAACTTTGGCTGGACCTTCTACGCGCCGCTGTCGACCACCTTCAGCCCGGAGAGTACCGGCCTGTTTGTGTTTGCGATCCATATTATGGGGATCAGCTCGATTATGGGGGCGATCAATGTGATTGTGACCATCGTCAACATGCGCGCGCCGGGTATGACCTACATGAAGATGCCGCTGTTTGTCTGGACCTGGCTGATCACCGCGTTCCTGCTGATTGCCGTGATGCCGGTCTTGGCCGGGGCGGTCACTATGGTGCTGACCGACAAGTACTTCGGTACCAGTTTCTTCGATGCCGCCGGCGGGGGCGATCCGGTGATGTTCCAGCATATCTTCTGGTTCTTCGGCCACCCGGAAGTATATATCATGATTTTGCCTAGTTTCGGTATCATTTCGGCGATTATCCCTGCTTTTTCCCGCAAGAAGCTGTTTGGCTACAGTTCTATGGTCTACGCCACCGCGTCGATTGCTGGGCTGAGCTTCCTGGTATGGGCCCACCATATGTTCACCACCGGGATGCCGGTCGCCGCCGAGCTGTTCTTCATGTACTGCACCATGCTGATCTCGGTGCCGACCGGGGTGAAGGTATTCAATTGGGTGGCGACCATGTGGCGCGGCTCACTGACCTTCGAAGTGCCGATGCTGTTTGCCATTGCTTTTATCGTGCTGTTTACCATCGGCGGTTTCTCCGGCCTGATGCTGGCGATAACCCCGGCCGACTTCCAGTACCACGATACTTACTTCGTGGTGGCTCACTTCCATTATGTGCTGGTCTCGGGGGCGATTTTCTCCATCATGGCCGCGGCTTACTACTGGCTGCCGAAATGGACCGGGCATATGTTTGACGAGAAGCTGGCCAAGTGGCATTTCTGGTGCTCGATCATTTCGGTCAATATCTTATTTTTTCCGATGCATTTCCTCGGCCTGGCCGGGATGCCGCGCCGGATCCCCGATTACGCACTGCAGTTTGCAGATATCAATGCGGTGGTCAGTGTCGGCGGGTTCCTGTTCGGCTTGTCCCAGCTGATATTCCTTGCCGTGGTAATCAAATGTGTTCGCGGCGGGGAGAAAGCTGCGGCCAAGCCGTGGGATGGTGCCGAAGGGCTGGAATGGACGGTGGCCTCGCCGGCTCCGCACCATACGTTCTCGACTCCACCTAAAGTGGATTAA
- the ubiA gene encoding 4-hydroxybenzoate octaprenyltransferase: MEMTKMKAFWQLARFDRPIGSLLLLWPTLWALFLAAEGMPNPHVMLVFVLGVIFMRAAGCVINDFADRNFDGHVKRTAQRPMPSGKVSEREALALFGLLVLVSFLLVLTMNTLTIMLSVVAVILAAAYPFMKRYTHLPQLVLGMAFGWSIPMAYAAQAGELPAVAWLLFVANILWTIAYDTQYAMVDRDDDVKVGIKSTAILFGRFDKMLIGLLQLGTLVLLIAVGAIEGMSQVYYWCLLLASSLFVYQQMLIRGREREPCFKAFLNNNYVGMLICIGIVVSTYLA, encoded by the coding sequence TTGGAAATGACCAAGATGAAAGCGTTCTGGCAGCTGGCGCGCTTCGATCGCCCGATTGGTAGCCTGTTGCTTTTGTGGCCGACACTGTGGGCGTTGTTTCTGGCTGCGGAAGGCATGCCCAATCCCCATGTGATGCTGGTATTTGTACTCGGGGTGATTTTCATGCGGGCGGCCGGGTGTGTGATCAACGACTTTGCCGACCGTAACTTCGACGGCCATGTCAAGCGTACCGCCCAGCGGCCGATGCCATCGGGCAAGGTGTCTGAGCGCGAGGCGCTAGCCTTGTTCGGCTTGTTGGTGTTGGTATCATTCCTGCTGGTGCTGACCATGAACACCCTGACCATCATGCTGTCGGTGGTGGCGGTGATATTGGCCGCGGCTTATCCGTTCATGAAGCGCTATACCCATTTGCCTCAGCTGGTGCTGGGGATGGCGTTCGGCTGGTCGATCCCTATGGCGTATGCGGCCCAGGCCGGTGAGTTGCCGGCGGTGGCATGGCTGCTGTTTGTCGCCAATATCTTGTGGACTATCGCTTACGATACCCAGTATGCCATGGTTGATCGCGATGATGACGTCAAGGTGGGTATCAAATCTACCGCGATCTTGTTTGGTCGGTTTGACAAGATGCTCATCGGCTTGCTGCAGCTGGGTACCTTGGTGCTGTTGATTGCCGTTGGTGCGATCGAAGGGATGTCGCAGGTCTATTACTGGTGTTTGCTGTTGGCCTCGTCGCTGTTTGTGTACCAGCAAATGCTGATCCGCGGCCGCGAGCGCGAGCCGTGTTTCAAGGCGTTCCTGAACAACAATTATGTTGGCATGCTGATCTGTATCGGCATCGTGGTCAGTACGTATCTGGCCTAA
- the coxB gene encoding cytochrome c oxidase subunit II, translating into MIRHLMCYLFVLLTLPAQAEVQPMPLNMTQGVTEVSQRVFDLHMTIFYICVAIGLVVFGVMFWSIIHHRKSKGAVAASFHESTKVEILWTVIPFVILIIMAVPATKTLLAMEDTSQPDMTIQVTGSQWKWHYRYFDEDVEFFSLLATSPAHIANEREKRSNYLLEVDRPLVLPVGKKVRFLITSQDVIHSWWVPDFAVKKDANPGFINEAWTRIDQPGVYRGQCAELCGKDHGFMPVVVIAKPQAEYEEWLQTTKIAQQQAREEEQRLLAMQMDLDELMILGEQVYNTRCAMCHQANGQGIPGAFPALAGQGLSVDPSAKLEHISIVVHGKQGTAMQAFGPQLSLKELAAVITYERNAWDNNTGDTVQAAEVQAVMDGQDL; encoded by the coding sequence ATGATTCGCCATTTGATGTGCTATCTGTTTGTTCTGCTGACACTGCCAGCACAGGCAGAAGTTCAACCCATGCCACTGAACATGACCCAGGGGGTGACTGAGGTCAGCCAGCGGGTATTTGATCTCCACATGACGATTTTCTACATTTGTGTGGCGATCGGCCTGGTGGTCTTCGGGGTGATGTTCTGGTCTATCATCCATCACCGCAAGTCCAAGGGAGCGGTAGCCGCTTCTTTTCACGAGAGTACCAAAGTCGAAATCCTCTGGACGGTGATCCCGTTCGTTATCCTCATCATCATGGCGGTCCCGGCCACCAAAACCTTGCTGGCGATGGAAGATACCTCCCAGCCAGACATGACCATCCAAGTTACCGGCTCACAATGGAAATGGCACTACCGCTATTTCGATGAAGACGTTGAGTTCTTTTCCCTGCTGGCGACCAGCCCAGCCCATATCGCCAACGAACGCGAAAAGCGCAGCAACTACCTGTTGGAAGTTGATCGCCCTCTGGTACTGCCCGTCGGCAAGAAAGTCCGTTTCCTCATTACCTCGCAGGATGTTATCCACTCTTGGTGGGTTCCGGATTTTGCGGTGAAGAAAGATGCCAATCCTGGCTTTATCAACGAAGCCTGGACCCGGATTGATCAACCCGGCGTATACCGCGGCCAGTGTGCCGAACTGTGCGGCAAGGACCACGGCTTTATGCCGGTGGTGGTGATTGCCAAGCCGCAGGCGGAATACGAGGAGTGGCTGCAAACCACCAAGATTGCCCAGCAACAGGCCCGGGAAGAAGAGCAGCGGCTGCTGGCCATGCAGATGGACTTGGACGAGCTGATGATCTTGGGCGAACAGGTCTACAACACCCGCTGCGCCATGTGCCACCAGGCCAATGGTCAGGGGATCCCCGGGGCCTTCCCGGCGCTGGCAGGCCAAGGGTTATCGGTTGATCCCAGTGCCAAGCTCGAACACATCAGTATTGTGGTCCATGGCAAGCAGGGAACGGCTATGCAGGCCTTCGGACCGCAGTTGAGCCTCAAAGAGTTGGCGGCAGTGATCACCTATGAGCGCAACGCCTGGGATAACAACACCGGAGACACCGTGCAGGCTGCCGAAGTGCAGGCTGTGATGGACGGTCAGGATCTATAA
- a CDS encoding cytochrome c oxidase assembly protein, with protein sequence MASGKKKQRSIWSLTLMAVAMFGFAFALVPLYDVFCDITGINGKTSDTQAAASERVDTSREVTVEFVSYINPGVQWTFEPEIRQLVVNPGQTHTITYKAKNLTGQETVGQAVPSVSPGLGARYLNKIECFCFNRQPLAGGETASLPLVFYVDPELPEDINTLTLAYTLYNAQPDAPAQTQ encoded by the coding sequence ATGGCGTCGGGTAAAAAAAAGCAGCGTTCTATCTGGTCTCTGACCCTGATGGCCGTTGCGATGTTCGGTTTCGCTTTTGCACTGGTGCCGCTGTACGACGTGTTCTGCGATATCACGGGTATCAATGGCAAAACCTCGGATACCCAGGCCGCGGCCAGCGAGCGGGTTGATACCAGCCGCGAGGTGACGGTGGAGTTTGTCTCGTACATCAATCCCGGGGTGCAATGGACGTTCGAGCCGGAGATCAGGCAGTTGGTAGTCAACCCCGGCCAGACCCATACCATCACCTACAAGGCGAAGAACCTGACCGGGCAAGAAACGGTCGGTCAAGCGGTGCCTTCGGTCAGCCCGGGCCTTGGGGCCCGCTACCTCAATAAAATCGAATGCTTCTGTTTCAACCGCCAGCCGCTGGCTGGCGGTGAAACGGCCAGCTTGCCTCTGGTGTTCTATGTCGATCCGGAATTACCGGAGGACATCAACACCCTGACCCTAGCCTATACCCTTTACAACGCCCAGCCGGATGCGCCGGCACAAACGCAATGA
- a CDS encoding SURF1 family protein, translating to MRRIGFILFTVAVLATLVKLGLWQMTRAQEKESLGHTLKFRSEQMYYSLASLPSDPRWYSLTLRGEFDHSKAVLLDNQLYQGRPGYHVLYPLATDDGWVLVNLGWIAAPAYRDQIPVLPEHHGELRVSGIIAPPSALLELAPEVMGQGYPLRVQNIRPQALSQHMGLDLQPWVLQIDPGSPLALNQTWVPVVMGPQKHYAYALQWFLMALAVSGLAFWWLRRSKS from the coding sequence ATGCGTCGGATAGGTTTTATTCTTTTTACTGTGGCTGTGCTGGCGACATTGGTCAAGTTGGGGTTGTGGCAAATGACCCGCGCCCAGGAAAAGGAAAGCCTTGGCCATACGCTGAAGTTTCGCAGCGAGCAGATGTACTACAGCCTGGCCAGTCTGCCGTCGGACCCCCGCTGGTACAGCCTGACCTTAAGGGGGGAGTTCGACCACAGTAAGGCGGTATTGCTGGACAACCAGCTCTACCAGGGGCGGCCGGGATACCATGTGCTGTATCCCTTGGCGACCGATGACGGGTGGGTGCTGGTCAATTTGGGCTGGATTGCCGCGCCGGCCTACCGGGATCAGATCCCGGTGTTGCCCGAGCATCACGGCGAGCTCAGGGTCAGCGGCATTATTGCCCCGCCGTCCGCCCTGCTCGAGCTGGCGCCGGAGGTGATGGGGCAGGGTTACCCCCTGCGGGTCCAGAATATCCGTCCGCAGGCATTGAGTCAGCATATGGGCCTAGACCTGCAGCCCTGGGTGTTGCAGATTGACCCGGGCAGCCCGCTGGCCCTCAACCAGACCTGGGTCCCGGTGGTCATGGGGCCGCAGAAACACTATGCCTATGCGTTGCAATGGTTTTTGATGGCGCTGGCGGTATCCGGCCTCGCTTTTTGGTGGCTGAGAAGGAGCAAATCATGA
- a CDS encoding cytochrome c oxidase subunit 3, with translation MANPYSEHDQSVTPPHENYYVPEASAWPIVGAIALFLIAMGAGATVGDLFGGQGPWILLAGVGLLLIMLVGWFRDVISESMGGLYSRQMDRSFRQGMSWFIFSEVMFFAAFFGALFYARMIAVPWLGGAGNNAMTHEVLWPEFIAQWPLVMTPGGTETTAMGPLGLPLYNTLILLTSSVTVHIAHTALEQDNRPKLKLFLLLTVLLGSLFVYLQGVEYIHAYQDMGLTLDAGIYGNTFFLLTGFHGLHVTLGTLILFIVWLRVLRGHFTPEKHFAFQAGAWYWHFVDVVWLGLFVFVYIL, from the coding sequence ATGGCGAATCCTTATTCTGAACATGATCAATCGGTGACACCTCCCCACGAGAACTATTATGTGCCCGAGGCCAGCGCCTGGCCGATTGTCGGTGCGATCGCCCTGTTCCTGATCGCCATGGGGGCAGGGGCAACGGTAGGGGATCTTTTCGGCGGCCAGGGGCCTTGGATTCTGCTGGCAGGGGTGGGCTTGCTGCTGATCATGCTGGTGGGCTGGTTCCGGGATGTGATCAGCGAGTCGATGGGCGGACTGTATAGCCGCCAGATGGATCGCTCTTTCCGCCAGGGGATGAGTTGGTTCATCTTCTCCGAGGTGATGTTCTTCGCTGCCTTCTTCGGCGCCCTGTTCTACGCCCGGATGATAGCGGTGCCTTGGTTGGGCGGTGCAGGCAACAACGCGATGACCCATGAGGTATTGTGGCCGGAATTTATCGCCCAGTGGCCTTTGGTGATGACGCCGGGCGGGACGGAAACCACGGCGATGGGGCCGTTGGGCCTGCCGCTCTACAACACCTTGATCCTGCTGACCTCATCGGTGACGGTGCATATTGCCCATACGGCTTTGGAGCAGGATAACCGGCCCAAGCTCAAACTGTTCTTGCTGCTGACCGTGCTGCTCGGCTCGCTGTTTGTCTACCTGCAGGGGGTGGAGTATATCCATGCCTATCAAGATATGGGCCTGACACTGGATGCCGGGATCTATGGCAACACCTTCTTCCTGCTGACCGGTTTCCACGGCCTGCATGTCACGCTAGGGACGCTCATTCTGTTTATTGTGTGGCTGCGAGTACTGCGGGGGCATTTTACCCCAGAGAAGCATTTTGCCTTCCAGGCCGGAGCCTGGTACTGGCACTTTGTCGACGTAGTGTGGCTGGGGCTGTTCGTGTTCGTTTACATCCTGTGA
- the plsB gene encoding glycerol-3-phosphate 1-O-acyltransferase PlsB produces the protein MSSWQKIYQKILDLPLSLLVKTHSIPSDPVADLELDLERPIVYILPFRSNTDLMTLRSSTQKLGLPDPLSPLELNGQQFVRYVYISDGPSVFGDKTELPQESIDLFTALLEHHKQDSELDIQVVPASILWGRKPGKEENQKPVLRPLNGPEKFFTILGHGRDCMVRLSPAVSLRYMADHHGTDDSIANKLARVARIHFSRQQLAASGPKLPDRQVLFNRLLNSKAIEKVVAEEAASRDVPIEKVRKEAVDMMEEIAADFSYSLIKRGDRFLGWLWNKLYQGLNIHNAKQVRKLAQDGHEIVYVPCHRSHMDYLLLSYVLYQEGLVPPHIAAGINLNFFPAGPIFRRGGAFFIRRSFKGNRLYSTVFREYLAELFAKGYSVEYFSEGGRSRTGRLLPAKTGMLSMTIQAMLRGLNRPVTLVPVYIGYEHVMEVATYAKELRGKRKEKENVGQVIRTLRKLRNLGQGYVNFGEPIPLNHYLNEHVPEWHKDIDPIEPQRPQWLNPVVNDLAVKMMTHINDAAATNALTLCGVALLAARQRALSREDLEQQLECYLQLLRNVPYSEQFTVPDEDAKAMVKHAIEMDKFVVERDSLGEMVSLNRQQAILMTYYRNNIIHLFAMPSLIANIVIHHQELAVGEIVEQVRRLYPFLQAELFLRYGKDELDSVIEAQVEELVRQRLVLRDGDQITLNSARIGPLHLLARTISETLQRYAIALTLLNSEPQLMKSDLEQQSQMMAQRLSRLHGINAPEFFDKGVFATLVKTLRSEGYLNEECHAVSQPVEQLAEQLAALVSPEVKLTIQAVMNREDRGDESETDA, from the coding sequence ATGTCAAGTTGGCAGAAAATCTATCAAAAAATACTGGATTTGCCGCTTTCTCTGCTGGTTAAAACCCACTCTATTCCTTCCGATCCGGTTGCGGATCTGGAATTGGATTTGGAACGCCCGATTGTTTACATCCTGCCGTTCCGCTCAAACACCGATTTGATGACGCTGCGCAGCAGCACCCAGAAACTAGGATTGCCGGATCCGCTGTCTCCGCTAGAGCTCAACGGACAGCAGTTTGTCCGCTATGTCTACATTTCCGACGGCCCAAGTGTCTTCGGCGATAAGACCGAGCTGCCGCAAGAATCGATTGATCTTTTTACGGCCCTGCTCGAGCACCACAAGCAAGACAGTGAACTGGATATTCAGGTTGTTCCTGCCTCTATCCTCTGGGGCCGCAAACCCGGCAAGGAAGAGAACCAGAAACCAGTGCTGCGCCCGCTCAATGGCCCGGAGAAGTTCTTCACCATCCTAGGCCATGGCCGCGACTGTATGGTCCGCCTGAGCCCAGCAGTATCGCTGCGCTACATGGCCGATCACCACGGTACCGACGACTCGATTGCCAACAAGCTGGCAAGGGTGGCCCGTATCCATTTCTCGCGCCAGCAGCTGGCCGCATCCGGGCCGAAGTTGCCGGATCGCCAGGTGCTGTTCAACCGCCTGCTGAACTCCAAGGCGATTGAAAAAGTTGTCGCAGAAGAAGCGGCAAGCCGTGATGTGCCAATCGAGAAGGTACGCAAGGAAGCCGTCGATATGATGGAAGAAATTGCGGCCGATTTCTCCTACTCGCTGATCAAGCGGGGGGACCGTTTCCTCGGCTGGCTGTGGAACAAGCTCTACCAGGGGCTGAATATCCACAATGCCAAGCAGGTACGCAAGCTGGCCCAAGACGGCCACGAGATTGTCTACGTGCCATGCCACCGCAGCCACATGGACTACCTGCTGCTGTCTTACGTGCTTTATCAGGAAGGCTTGGTGCCACCGCACATTGCAGCCGGTATCAACCTGAACTTCTTCCCGGCCGGCCCTATCTTCCGCCGTGGTGGTGCGTTCTTTATCCGCCGTAGCTTCAAGGGCAACCGCCTGTACTCCACCGTATTCCGTGAATACCTGGCCGAGCTATTTGCCAAGGGCTATTCGGTTGAATACTTCAGTGAAGGCGGCCGCTCCCGGACCGGCCGTTTGCTACCGGCCAAAACCGGTATGCTGTCGATGACCATCCAGGCGATGCTGCGCGGCCTCAACCGCCCGGTGACCCTGGTGCCGGTCTATATCGGCTACGAGCACGTGATGGAAGTGGCGACCTACGCCAAAGAGCTGCGCGGCAAGCGCAAAGAGAAGGAAAACGTCGGCCAGGTGATCCGTACCCTGCGCAAGCTGCGCAACCTCGGCCAGGGCTACGTGAACTTCGGCGAACCAATCCCACTCAACCACTACCTCAACGAGCATGTCCCTGAGTGGCACAAGGATATTGACCCGATCGAGCCCCAGCGTCCGCAATGGCTGAACCCGGTGGTCAACGACCTAGCAGTGAAAATGATGACCCACATCAACGATGCGGCGGCAACCAATGCCCTGACGCTGTGTGGGGTCGCACTGCTTGCCGCCCGCCAGCGTGCACTGAGCCGTGAAGATCTGGAGCAGCAGCTTGAGTGCTACCTGCAGTTGCTGCGCAATGTGCCTTATTCTGAGCAGTTCACCGTGCCGGACGAAGATGCCAAAGCGATGGTTAAGCATGCCATCGAAATGGACAAGTTCGTGGTCGAGCGCGACAGCTTGGGGGAAATGGTGTCACTGAACCGCCAGCAGGCGATCCTGATGACCTACTACCGCAACAACATCATCCACCTGTTCGCGATGCCGTCGCTGATCGCCAATATCGTCATCCACCACCAGGAACTGGCCGTGGGCGAGATTGTCGAGCAGGTCCGCCGCCTGTATCCATTCCTGCAGGCAGAGCTGTTCCTGCGCTATGGCAAGGACGAACTGGACTCGGTGATCGAAGCTCAGGTGGAAGAGCTGGTTCGCCAGCGCCTAGTATTGCGCGACGGTGACCAAATCACCCTCAACAGCGCCCGTATCGGCCCGCTTCACCTACTGGCCCGCACCATCTCGGAAACCCTGCAGCGTTATGCGATTGCCCTGACCCTGCTCAACTCCGAGCCGCAGCTGATGAAGAGCGATCTCGAGCAGCAGAGCCAGATGATGGCCCAGCGCCTGAGCCGTCTGCACGGTATCAATGCGCCGGAGTTCTTCGACAAGGGTGTGTTTGCGACTCTGGTGAAAACCCTGCGCAGCGAAGGCTACCTCAACGAGGAATGCCACGCGGTATCGCAACCGGTCGAGCAGCTGGCCGAGCAATTGGCTGCCCTGGTATCGCCGGAAGTGAAGCTGACCATCCAAGCGGTGATGAACCGCGAAGACCGTGGCGACGAGAGCGAAACCGACGCCTAA
- a CDS encoding DUF2909 domain-containing protein, translated as MLLKAIIVCLLVFIVLNLFRALPVMLQGKQAQPMSRHLGRRVLFSVFLFALLLIALASGYITPNPRPY; from the coding sequence ATGTTGCTGAAAGCTATAATTGTTTGCCTGTTGGTTTTTATCGTGTTGAACCTCTTCCGAGCCTTGCCCGTAATGCTCCAGGGCAAGCAGGCACAGCCGATGTCTCGCCACTTGGGGCGCCGGGTACTGTTCTCGGTCTTCCTGTTTGCCCTGCTGCTGATTGCCCTGGCCAGCGGCTACATCACCCCTAACCCGAGGCCCTACTAG
- the lexA gene encoding transcriptional repressor LexA encodes MKPLTPRQQEVFDLIKAKIEDTGMPPTRAEIARELGFRSANAAEEHLKALARKEVIEIIPGASRGIRLLGSSEEQESGLPLIGQVAAGEPILAQEHVETHYEVDPSLFKPRADFLLRVNGMSMKDIGIMDGDLLAVHKTQDVRNGQVVVARVEDDVTVKRLERKGAQVLLHAENEEFAPIVVDLNTQQLSIEGIAVGVIRNSDWM; translated from the coding sequence ATGAAGCCGTTAACGCCGCGCCAACAAGAAGTCTTTGATTTGATCAAAGCAAAAATTGAAGATACTGGAATGCCGCCAACACGTGCTGAAATAGCCCGTGAACTCGGCTTCCGCTCTGCCAATGCTGCCGAAGAGCACCTTAAGGCACTGGCCCGCAAGGAAGTGATTGAAATCATTCCTGGTGCCTCACGTGGGATCCGCCTGCTGGGTAGCAGCGAGGAACAAGAAAGCGGCTTGCCACTGATCGGCCAAGTCGCCGCCGGTGAGCCGATTTTGGCCCAGGAGCATGTTGAAACCCACTACGAGGTGGATCCATCGCTGTTCAAGCCCCGTGCCGACTTCCTGCTGCGAGTCAACGGGATGAGCATGAAAGATATCGGGATCATGGACGGTGATTTGCTGGCTGTGCACAAAACCCAGGATGTCCGCAACGGCCAGGTTGTGGTTGCCCGGGTTGAAGATGATGTGACGGTCAAGCGTCTTGAACGCAAGGGCGCGCAGGTGCTGCTGCATGCCGAGAACGAAGAGTTTGCTCCGATCGTGGTTGATCTCAACACCCAGCAACTGTCGATTGAAGGCATTGCGGTGGGGGTGATCCGCAACAGCGACTGGATGTAG